In Dromaius novaehollandiae isolate bDroNov1 chromosome 4, bDroNov1.hap1, whole genome shotgun sequence, a single genomic region encodes these proteins:
- the LOC135328308 gene encoding maestro heat-like repeat-containing protein family member 2B: MRAAQGVTEQVRTAASDVLVALARCHFDSVMCELQCRLRALGEISEDLVFVTLGKLASSYALRCVPFVGMTLFALRTMLSQVGSSRTLRAVCSVLEQWSKAVNSYLGAWEQCSFPRVGQAQLCSSISPLFGHAVGSWLGCEEEEAKQAVLGAMAAMMGLLVREEEHRERVWEQLPWLLGQYQQVQDSFRVTKALSYFLAVLGEVQIPIPQDEVEAIGTAVHRQLSDGSKQHSGEHRSELSSCVLLLARVCPEDTVAFLRSQLGSRSEAARVVSLDLLGALVRPTAERGQSLPLLVQAVRCALGDPSRKVARAALRFTKELLGCSVQSCSAWDLVAHVFATFSQASGRLAQGKLSEAEAQEAADLQALCLDILRSLDVSVRGMTKLLWPRLLQYVVPAQYTGTLVPLCRCLRELAESRGRAGGEDGEEEPNVAASRQRAKLPRPQALLARLLVVAAAPHAGGGCGVAALRLLRALSAEIHGALGMVWAVKIPFLLQCLEGQSESCLDSAEWEQLLLKFLRTSLETIESQAWTVGLSVELSQQTGSYPRPSREQAFLYKAVGVSLAACRHVPYVRGEMKKYLLRMNYLEVSEREAMISVVAGSAESHFHLALEVLQEFGASMEERPVSGAFKRLKEYHQGKRAGRHAALVLAYGRIAL; this comes from the exons ATGAGAGCGGCGCag GGCGTGACGGAGCAGGTGCGGACGGCCGCCAGCGACGTCCTGGTGGCTCTGGCCCGCTGCCACTTCGACAGCGTCATGTGCGAGCTGCAGTGCCGCCTGAGGGCCCTGGGAGAGATCTCCGAGGACCTCGTGTTCGTCACCTTGGGCAAGCTGGCCAGCAGCTACG CCCTGCGGTGCGTCCCCTTCGTGGGCATGACGCTCTTCGCCCTGCGCACGAtgctgagccaggtggggagcagccggaccctgcgcgccgtctgcagcg TCCTGGAGCAGTGGTCGAAGGCCGTGAACAGCTACCTGGGCGCCTGGGAGCAGTGCAGCTTCCCGCGCGTGGGgcaggcccagctctgcagcagcatttcCCCGCTCTTCGGCCACGCggtggggagctggctgggctgcgaggaggaggag gccaaGCAGGCCGTCCTGGGGGCGATGGCTGCCATGATGGGCCTCCTCGTGCGCGAGGAAGAGCACCGCGAGCGCGtgtgggagcagctcccctggctcctgggccagtacCAGCAGGTCCAGGACTCTTTCCGGGTGACCAAG GCTCTGAGTTATTTCCTGGCGGTTTTGGGGGAAGTGCAGATCCCCATCCCCCAGGACGAGGTTGAGGCCATCGGCACCGCTGTGCACCGCCAG ctcagtgacgggagcaagcagcacagcggggagcaccggtcggagctgtcctcctgcgtcctgctgctgg CCCGAGTTTGCCCTGAGGACACGGTGGCCTTTCTGCGCTCGCAGCTGGGGAGTCGGAGCGAGGCCGCGCGCGTGGTGTCCTTGGATCTGCTCGGAGCCCTGGTGCGCCCCACAG cagagagaggccagagcctgcccctgctcgtgcaggcggtgcgctgcgcgctgggagaccccagcaggaag GTGGCGAGGGCAGCGCTGCGCTTCaccaaggagctgctgggctgcagcgtcCAGAGCTGCTCGGCCTGGGACCTGGTGGCCCACGTCTTCGCCACGTTCAGCCAGGCCTCCGGCAGACTG GCGCAGGGAAAGCTGTCTGAGGCAGAAGCGCaggaagcagcagatcttcaagcCCTGTGCTTGGACATCCTGCGCTCCCTGGACGTCTCCGTCCGGGGGATGACCAAA ctcctgtggccgcgGCTGCTGCAGTACGTGGTGCCAGCCCAGTACACCGGCACGTTGGTGCCGCTCTGCCGGTGCCTGCGAGAGCTGGCCGAGagccgggggagagcagggggcgaGGACGGAGAGGAGGAGCCCAACGTcgcggcctcccggcagcgag CCAAGCTGCCGaggccgcaggccctgctggctcgcctgctg gtggtggcggcggctcctcacgccggcggcggctgcggcgtcgctgccctgcggctgctgcgggcCCTGTCCGCAGAGATCCACGGCGCCCTGGGGATGGTGTGGGCCGTGAAgatccccttcctgctgcagtgcctggaag GGCAAAGCGAGAGCTGCCTGGACTCTGCcgagtgggagcagctcctgctcaag TTCCTGAGGACGTCGCTGGAGACGATCGAGAGCCAGGCCTGGACCGTGGGCCTGAGCGTGGAGCTGAGCCAGCAGACGGGCAGCTACCCCCGGCCGTCCCGGGAGCAG GCCTTCCTGTATAAAGCTgtcggggtgtccctggcagcgtgtCGGCACGTCCCCTACGTCCGCGGGGAAATGAAGAAGTATCTGTTAAGGATGAATTACTTGGAGgtgtctgagagagag gcGATGATTTCGGTTGTGGCCGGCtctgccgagagccacttccaccttgccttggaggtgctgcaggagtTTGGGGCGTCCATGGAGGAAAGACCAGTGTCCGGGGCTTTCAAACGCCTGAAG GAATaccaccaggggaagagagcgggGAGGCACGCGGCCCTCGTGCTGGCCTACGGCCGGATCGCGCTC